One genomic window of Geoanaerobacter pelophilus includes the following:
- a CDS encoding restriction endonuclease subunit S, with product MSNWQLVKLGSVTTKVGSGATPRGGKVSYKSAGISLIRSQNVHFDGFRDEGLAFLDDDQAEALKSVEVRADDVLLNITGASIGRVTTAPYRMSGARVNQHVCIIRPKPELSPSYLRWYLASPHVQHFIFDIQTGVTRQALTKDQILAFSVPLPPLEIQERVVSEIEKQFSRLDEAVSALKRIQANLKRYKAAVLKAAVEGKLTEQWRKGHPDVEPADQLLKHILAERRAKWEAEELAKMKAKGIKPKDDSWKKKYKEPAGPDTANLPELPEGWVWVRLGALPVDVFDGPFGSNLKSTDYVSSGVRVIRLENIGSLEFIDGKVSFVTEQKYEQLKKHTVGHGDIIFSSFVANETRVVILPGHIKKAINKADCFCVRINDVAINKRYIETFLATRTAYEQLVGDVHGATRPRINTTQLKDCHISMPSIAEQNEIVSEIDRRLSVTEELETTIETNLKRAERLRQTILSKQFHITK from the coding sequence GTGAGCAATTGGCAATTGGTTAAACTTGGATCAGTTACGACGAAGGTTGGGAGCGGCGCCACTCCGCGAGGTGGGAAGGTTTCATATAAATCAGCTGGTATCTCACTGATCAGGTCCCAGAATGTCCATTTTGATGGTTTCCGGGATGAAGGACTCGCGTTCTTAGATGACGATCAGGCTGAGGCGCTTAAGTCGGTGGAAGTCCGTGCTGATGATGTACTGCTCAATATTACCGGGGCCTCAATAGGGCGTGTGACGACTGCGCCGTATCGAATGTCTGGTGCGAGAGTTAATCAGCATGTGTGCATTATAAGGCCTAAGCCGGAGCTTAGTCCCTCCTATCTACGCTGGTATCTTGCCTCTCCTCATGTTCAGCACTTTATCTTCGATATTCAGACCGGAGTTACACGGCAGGCGCTTACAAAAGATCAAATTTTGGCTTTTAGTGTTCCTCTTCCACCGTTAGAAATTCAAGAGAGGGTCGTCTCCGAAATCGAAAAACAGTTCTCCCGCCTCGACGAGGCCGTGTCAGCGCTGAAGCGGATTCAGGCGAACCTCAAGCGGTACAAGGCGGCGGTGCTGAAGGCTGCTGTGGAAGGGAAGCTCACCGAGCAGTGGCGGAAGGGGCATCCCGACGTCGAGCCTGCCGATCAGCTCCTCAAACACATCCTCGCCGAGCGCCGTGCCAAGTGGGAAGCCGAAGAGCTGGCGAAGATGAAAGCGAAGGGGATCAAGCCGAAGGATGATTCGTGGAAGAAGAAATACAAGGAGCCTGCCGGGCCGGATACGGCCAATCTGCCGGAGCTGCCTGAGGGGTGGGTGTGGGTTCGTCTTGGTGCACTTCCCGTTGATGTCTTTGATGGACCTTTCGGGTCTAATCTGAAAAGCACTGACTATGTTTCGTCTGGTGTCCGAGTAATTCGCCTAGAAAATATAGGCTCGCTTGAGTTTATTGACGGGAAAGTATCATTTGTCACTGAGCAAAAATATGAGCAACTGAAGAAGCATACGGTAGGACATGGGGACATTATTTTTTCTTCCTTCGTAGCAAACGAAACACGGGTTGTCATATTGCCAGGTCATATCAAAAAGGCAATCAATAAGGCGGACTGCTTCTGTGTACGAATAAACGACGTGGCAATTAATAAGCGCTACATCGAAACCTTCCTAGCGACTCGTACTGCCTATGAACAATTGGTTGGGGACGTTCATGGCGCCACACGTCCAAGGATCAACACAACTCAACTGAAGGATTGTCACATATCCATGCCGTCTATTGCTGAACAGAATGAAATTGTCTCTGAAATCGACCGCCGCCTCTCCGTCACTGAAGAACTCGAAACCACCATCGAGACAAACCTCAAACGCGCCGAGCGCCTGCGGCAGACGATTCTTTCAAAGCAATTTCATATCACAAAATAA
- a CDS encoding type I restriction-modification enzyme R subunit C-terminal domain-containing protein, with protein sequence MPPTPEEKAREEIDRLLIQAGWLVCDLKEANIHAGRGVAIREFPLKPGHGEADYLLYVDGQAAGVVEAKPAGYTLTGVEIQSDKYKHGLPDTLPAWSRPLPFCYQSTGVETRFTNELDPNPRSRPVFSFHRPETLAAWLTDEGDREIGIASEPSSIYRSTYRARLRQMPTLHEEGLWPAQITAIANLEKSLADNRPRSLVQMATGSGKTFTAVSFIYRQLKFANAKRVLFLVDRANLGRQTFKEFQQYDSPVNTFKFTDEYIVQHLQGTTIDTTARVCICTIQRLYSILRGEELPEELDEQSAEGVESLFKEPQPVVYNPAVPPETFDLIITDECHRSIYNLWRQVLEYFDSFLVGLTATPSKQTFGFFNQNLVMEYPHEQAVADGVNVNYDVYRIRTRITQGGSTVEAGHYVDRRERETRAVRWERLDEDLAYEAKQLDRDVVAVDQIRTVIKTFRDKVLTEIFPQRQWVPKTLIFAKDDSHAEDIVKIVREEFGKGNDFCQKITYRTTGAKPEDLIAAFRTSPMPRIAVTVDMIATGTDIKPLEIVFFMRTVKSRSFFEQMKGRGVRVINKDDLLAVTPDAIAKDHFVIVDAVGVCEEDKTDSRPLEKKPTVSLEKLLQAVALGNAESETISSLAGRFARLEKKLPPEATAEIAKLAGKGLKEITADLIAAIDPEQQIEQARRQFATDDPTVEQVKQAATQLVREAVKPLCNPRVREKILELHARADQLIDTVSADEVIEAGFDAEALEKAKGLVQSFEQFIEEHKDEITALQILYSRPYHQRLRYDEIKSLAEMIEKPPYLWRIDRLWDAYAALETSRVKGAGTRRLWTDIVSLVRFALHQDPVLEPFAEHVHERFAVWLAKQEEGGMTFSDEQRRWLEMIRDHVVANLSIERDDFAYVPFSQEGGIGKVYQLFGEELWPMLEELNEVLAA encoded by the coding sequence ATGCCGCCAACCCCCGAGGAAAAAGCCCGCGAAGAGATTGACCGGCTCCTGATACAGGCCGGATGGCTGGTCTGCGACCTGAAAGAGGCAAACATCCATGCCGGCCGTGGCGTCGCTATCCGCGAGTTTCCGCTCAAGCCCGGTCATGGGGAGGCCGACTACCTTCTCTACGTCGATGGCCAGGCTGCCGGAGTGGTGGAGGCGAAACCTGCCGGCTACACACTCACCGGCGTCGAGATCCAGTCAGACAAATACAAGCATGGCCTTCCCGATACCCTCCCTGCCTGGTCACGACCGCTGCCGTTCTGCTACCAGTCCACCGGCGTGGAGACCCGCTTCACCAACGAACTCGATCCCAACCCCCGGTCGCGACCGGTCTTTTCGTTCCATCGTCCCGAGACCCTTGCCGCATGGCTTACTGATGAGGGCGACAGGGAAATCGGCATCGCCTCTGAGCCTTCCTCCATTTACCGCTCAACCTATCGCGCCCGCTTGCGGCAGATGCCGACACTCCACGAAGAGGGGCTCTGGCCGGCGCAGATCACGGCCATCGCCAACCTGGAAAAGTCTCTGGCAGACAACCGGCCACGGTCTCTGGTGCAGATGGCCACTGGCTCGGGCAAGACCTTCACTGCCGTCTCCTTTATCTACCGTCAGCTGAAGTTCGCCAACGCCAAACGGGTACTGTTCCTGGTGGACCGAGCCAACCTGGGGCGCCAGACCTTCAAGGAGTTCCAGCAGTACGACTCCCCGGTCAATACCTTCAAGTTCACCGACGAGTACATCGTCCAGCACCTTCAAGGGACCACGATCGACACCACCGCCAGGGTCTGCATCTGCACCATCCAGCGCCTCTATTCCATCCTTCGGGGCGAAGAACTGCCTGAAGAGCTGGATGAGCAATCGGCAGAAGGAGTCGAATCGCTCTTCAAGGAACCGCAGCCGGTGGTCTACAATCCGGCCGTACCGCCAGAGACCTTCGACCTGATCATCACCGACGAATGCCACCGCTCCATCTACAACCTCTGGCGCCAGGTGCTCGAATACTTCGATTCGTTCCTGGTAGGCCTCACCGCCACCCCCAGCAAGCAGACATTCGGGTTCTTCAACCAGAACCTGGTCATGGAGTATCCGCACGAACAGGCGGTTGCCGACGGGGTCAACGTCAACTACGATGTCTACCGCATCCGCACGAGGATCACCCAGGGTGGTTCGACCGTCGAGGCAGGCCATTACGTGGACCGCCGGGAGCGGGAGACGCGGGCGGTACGCTGGGAGCGGCTGGATGAAGACCTCGCCTACGAGGCGAAGCAGCTCGACCGGGACGTGGTTGCCGTGGACCAGATCCGTACCGTCATCAAAACCTTCCGCGACAAGGTGCTGACCGAGATCTTCCCCCAGCGTCAGTGGGTTCCCAAGACCCTGATCTTCGCCAAGGACGATTCCCATGCCGAGGATATCGTCAAGATCGTTCGCGAGGAGTTCGGCAAGGGGAACGACTTCTGCCAGAAGATCACCTATCGCACCACCGGCGCCAAGCCGGAAGACCTGATCGCGGCCTTCCGCACCAGCCCGATGCCGCGCATCGCCGTAACCGTGGACATGATCGCCACCGGTACCGACATCAAGCCGCTGGAGATCGTCTTTTTCATGCGCACGGTCAAATCCCGCTCCTTCTTCGAGCAGATGAAAGGTCGCGGGGTGCGGGTCATCAACAAAGACGACCTGCTGGCCGTCACGCCGGATGCCATCGCTAAAGACCACTTTGTCATTGTCGATGCCGTCGGTGTCTGTGAAGAGGACAAGACCGACTCCCGGCCGCTGGAGAAGAAACCGACCGTTTCCCTGGAAAAGCTCCTTCAGGCAGTGGCGCTGGGGAATGCCGAGAGCGAGACCATCTCCTCCCTTGCCGGCCGCTTCGCCCGTCTGGAGAAGAAGCTTCCGCCCGAGGCAACAGCAGAGATCGCGAAGCTTGCCGGCAAGGGGCTGAAGGAGATCACCGCTGATCTGATCGCCGCCATCGACCCGGAGCAACAGATCGAGCAGGCACGGCGCCAGTTCGCGACAGATGATCCGACGGTGGAGCAGGTCAAACAGGCCGCCACCCAGTTGGTCCGCGAGGCGGTCAAGCCGCTCTGCAATCCCAGGGTGCGGGAGAAGATCCTGGAGCTGCATGCCCGGGCTGACCAACTCATCGACACCGTGAGTGCAGATGAGGTGATCGAGGCAGGGTTTGATGCCGAGGCGCTGGAAAAGGCCAAGGGGCTGGTGCAGAGCTTCGAGCAGTTCATCGAGGAGCACAAGGACGAGATAACCGCCCTCCAGATCCTTTACAGCCGTCCGTACCACCAGCGGCTCAGGTATGACGAGATCAAGTCCCTGGCGGAAATGATCGAGAAGCCGCCCTATCTCTGGCGCATTGATCGCCTGTGGGATGCCTACGCAGCCCTGGAGACCTCCAGGGTTAAAGGTGCGGGGACGAGACGGCTCTGGACCGACATCGTCTCGCTGGTCCGTTTTGCCCTGCATCAGGATCCGGTGCTGGAGCCTTTCGCGGAGCATGTGCACGAGCGGTTCGCGGTGTGGCTGGCCAAGCAGGAAGAGGGCGGGATGACATTTTCTGACGAGCAGCGGCGCTGGCTGGAGATGATCCGGGATCATGTCGTTGCCAACCTCTCCATCGAGCGGGATGATTTTGCTTATGTGCCGTTCAGCCAGGAAGGCGGGATCGGGAAGGTGTATCAACTGTTCGGGGAAGAGCTCTGGCCGATGCTGGAGGAGTTGAATGAGGTGCTGGCGGCGTGA
- a CDS encoding GSU2403 family nucleotidyltransferase fold protein, giving the protein MKLNDNSRTDKFPEVISRLYNILFERLQEMKDENALSLLELSNLTPKMVKGADYLYFQGRLLNGRQKQVYLGARKASVLDIEEKFAKAQEVKQKYLDTIEKSLGALRALGVGAFPARPGRVIAALAEAGIFDLYGGVLLEDAAFYCLAQLHGLMLPKALDDETDIVVGVSASPKVPQNPLGLLDKGYSPVNRFDPVAMPYYSREVTGSCGISFLCLWNEAGENGALLQFLIKEPIQVIAFCKRPVIVTVPDPVRYFLFKIIRSQLAENSSSIANRDLFQAKALFKGVREKLTYSEIYREARALNWEWGPLIARGLENLKRTMG; this is encoded by the coding sequence ATGAAACTAAATGACAACTCAAGGACTGACAAATTTCCTGAGGTGATTTCTCGGCTTTACAACATCCTTTTCGAGAGACTTCAGGAGATGAAAGATGAGAACGCTCTGTCCTTGCTGGAATTGTCAAACCTCACCCCAAAAATGGTCAAAGGGGCGGATTACCTTTACTTTCAGGGGCGCTTGCTGAATGGGAGGCAGAAACAGGTTTACCTTGGGGCTCGCAAGGCATCTGTCCTGGATATTGAAGAAAAGTTCGCTAAAGCTCAGGAGGTAAAACAGAAGTATCTTGATACAATCGAGAAGTCGTTAGGCGCGCTCAGGGCACTTGGCGTGGGAGCCTTTCCCGCCAGACCGGGGAGAGTTATTGCCGCACTTGCCGAGGCGGGCATATTCGATTTGTATGGTGGGGTGCTTCTTGAAGATGCCGCTTTTTATTGTCTCGCCCAATTGCACGGGCTGATGCTGCCCAAAGCCCTTGATGATGAAACTGATATTGTCGTGGGAGTTTCTGCCAGCCCCAAAGTTCCTCAAAACCCCTTGGGCCTTCTGGATAAAGGGTATTCTCCCGTGAATCGCTTCGACCCGGTTGCGATGCCCTATTACTCACGCGAAGTAACGGGCAGTTGTGGGATCAGCTTCCTCTGTCTATGGAACGAAGCGGGGGAGAATGGGGCTTTGCTGCAATTTCTGATTAAAGAGCCAATACAAGTGATTGCCTTTTGCAAACGACCCGTCATCGTAACTGTCCCGGACCCGGTTCGATACTTCTTGTTCAAGATTATACGTTCGCAGCTTGCGGAAAATAGCTCTTCGATTGCCAACAGGGATCTGTTTCAGGCAAAAGCTTTATTCAAGGGAGTTCGTGAAAAGTTGACGTATTCTGAAATATACAGAGAAGCACGGGCATTAAATTGGGAATGGGGGCCACTCATAGCGAGGGGGCTTGAAAATCTCAAGCGGACCATGGGGTAG
- a CDS encoding DDE-type integrase/transposase/recombinase, with product MRMNDDQYAEWKAMVPRPPAGDAIIDSIRLKPPGRNVRGNYSNMTGVFQSQKMGCEIKSESNMGEWCFIRECEVSDEVLEFYDQPPEQIKISWTNEHGLNQGIWSTADFFLLRQDGSAGWVEVKPESVLLTSSAHSNRYLRHDDGSWSCPSGEEFAERLGLFYHICSTAEFNAILQRNIEYILDFLHESGNIAPSAKRSILQLVATHEGITLGEIFSHEGDYSRSDVLKLIAYEELYVDLNQHVLARHQSVPVFTNRAMSDSFLDLPLAGGWSPAAGSVRLAEGSIISFDGRPFEIIQISNDVWLRNQDGKVTTFSLETFEQLIKIGKITSTGDASARNADIQAILNSKSDDEFERARQRMRDFVLPWLNKAGRQTPSTAWKWLRRYRDAEMTYGCGFLGLFDDCKARGNRQAKMPKRAAALINDVLHQVYLTKSQPTLKRAYAEYVQRCEEEGITPASQRTFCGVSSKISRVEVTRKRKGKKAAYQVEISYWQLEIDTPRHGDRPFEVVHIDHTRLDIVLFDSKTGKSLTHLWLTIMIDAFTRRVLAIYISFEPPSYRPVMMILRECVRRFQRLPQTLVLDNGKEFHSRYLARVCAYYMINIKYRPPSQARFGSVVERIFGTTNTVFVNTLLGNTQGMKNPRSVSSSHLPANNAVWTFDALKPRLEEFLYEIYDQIDHPALFESPRAAFERGIIEHGLRTGRCVAYDDSFMMMTRPTPPKGTALVVPSKGVKINNIFYWCDAFRSRVIEKTRVPVRYEPFNIGIAYAYVNGTWQICRSPEFFHYLNGLTECEMIRISTEIKKRCRLTNQKYQMTPKLLRDFLRETSNEEVLLVMRKRDAEGRSYEYAEEDGHTEPANAVEGSIGEQGKTTLVYDTSAIKILDDL from the coding sequence ATGCGCATGAACGATGATCAGTATGCCGAATGGAAGGCAATGGTGCCCCGCCCACCAGCAGGCGATGCAATTATCGACTCTATCCGGCTGAAACCTCCTGGACGCAATGTCAGAGGGAATTACTCCAATATGACCGGCGTGTTTCAGAGCCAAAAAATGGGATGCGAGATCAAATCCGAAAGCAACATGGGCGAGTGGTGCTTCATCAGAGAATGCGAGGTGTCGGACGAGGTGCTGGAGTTTTATGATCAGCCTCCTGAACAGATCAAAATCTCATGGACCAACGAGCACGGACTGAACCAGGGGATCTGGTCAACGGCCGATTTCTTTTTACTTCGTCAGGACGGCAGCGCAGGATGGGTTGAGGTCAAGCCTGAGTCGGTATTATTGACATCTTCGGCTCACTCGAATCGTTATTTACGACATGATGACGGTTCCTGGTCATGCCCCAGCGGCGAGGAATTTGCGGAAAGACTCGGACTGTTCTACCACATTTGCTCGACGGCAGAATTCAACGCAATCCTTCAGCGCAATATCGAGTACATCCTCGATTTCCTGCATGAATCCGGTAACATAGCTCCATCGGCAAAGCGAAGCATCCTCCAACTGGTAGCTACCCACGAAGGGATCACACTGGGCGAAATATTCTCGCACGAAGGGGATTACTCGCGCTCCGACGTGCTGAAACTGATTGCCTACGAAGAGCTGTATGTGGATCTCAATCAGCATGTTCTGGCCCGCCATCAGTCAGTACCGGTGTTTACCAACAGGGCGATGTCTGACAGCTTTCTTGATTTACCGTTGGCGGGAGGTTGGTCACCGGCAGCTGGTTCGGTTCGCCTGGCAGAAGGATCGATAATCTCCTTCGACGGTCGGCCGTTTGAAATCATCCAGATCAGCAATGATGTCTGGCTGAGAAATCAGGACGGGAAAGTCACCACATTTTCTCTGGAAACTTTCGAGCAGTTGATAAAGATAGGGAAAATCACCTCAACCGGCGATGCCAGCGCACGAAACGCGGATATCCAGGCAATCCTGAACTCAAAAAGCGACGATGAATTTGAGCGCGCCAGGCAACGGATGCGGGATTTCGTCCTGCCGTGGCTTAACAAGGCCGGCCGTCAAACCCCTTCCACCGCCTGGAAGTGGCTTAGACGGTATCGTGACGCCGAAATGACCTATGGGTGCGGTTTTTTGGGCCTATTTGACGATTGCAAGGCGAGAGGGAACCGACAAGCAAAGATGCCAAAACGTGCCGCAGCATTGATTAACGACGTGCTGCACCAAGTTTACCTGACCAAAAGCCAACCTACGCTTAAGCGAGCGTACGCTGAATATGTACAGCGGTGTGAGGAGGAGGGCATTACCCCTGCGTCGCAACGTACTTTTTGCGGTGTGAGCTCAAAAATAAGTCGCGTTGAGGTAACCAGAAAGCGTAAGGGGAAAAAAGCCGCCTACCAGGTCGAGATATCCTACTGGCAGCTGGAGATTGACACTCCCCGTCACGGCGATCGACCATTTGAGGTTGTACACATCGATCACACACGGCTCGACATAGTGCTCTTCGATTCGAAAACCGGCAAATCACTCACTCACCTTTGGCTCACCATCATGATTGACGCTTTCACCCGCAGAGTTTTGGCCATCTATATTTCTTTTGAGCCTCCGAGCTACCGGCCCGTGATGATGATTCTGCGGGAGTGCGTTAGGCGGTTCCAGCGACTACCGCAAACTCTCGTCCTCGATAACGGTAAGGAGTTCCATTCGCGTTACCTCGCACGTGTGTGCGCCTATTACATGATCAACATCAAATACCGACCTCCGTCACAGGCGCGGTTCGGCAGTGTGGTGGAGCGGATTTTCGGCACCACGAATACGGTATTTGTCAACACACTGCTGGGCAATACCCAGGGGATGAAGAACCCCCGATCGGTTAGTTCAAGTCATCTTCCGGCCAACAACGCCGTCTGGACCTTTGACGCGCTCAAACCCCGTCTCGAGGAATTCCTGTATGAAATCTACGACCAGATTGATCACCCGGCGCTGTTCGAATCCCCCCGGGCCGCCTTTGAACGAGGAATAATCGAGCATGGTCTGCGCACGGGCCGCTGCGTTGCCTACGATGATTCGTTCATGATGATGACCCGTCCCACACCCCCCAAAGGGACAGCCTTGGTAGTCCCGTCAAAGGGGGTGAAGATCAACAACATCTTTTACTGGTGTGACGCATTTCGTTCCCGGGTGATCGAAAAGACTCGGGTTCCGGTTCGCTACGAACCGTTCAATATTGGGATTGCCTACGCGTATGTCAATGGTACCTGGCAGATATGTCGTTCCCCGGAGTTTTTCCATTATCTAAACGGGCTCACTGAGTGCGAAATGATACGGATATCGACAGAAATCAAGAAAAGGTGCCGTCTGACGAACCAAAAATACCAAATGACCCCAAAGCTGTTACGGGACTTCCTCAGGGAGACTAGCAACGAGGAGGTGCTTCTGGTCATGCGCAAACGGGATGCCGAAGGCCGCTCCTACGAATATGCCGAGGAGGATGGGCATACTGAGCCTGCAAATGCAGTTGAGGGCTCTATCGGCGAGCAGGGCAAGACAACTCTCGTGTACGACACTTCGGCCATTAAGATACTGGATGATCTGTAA
- a CDS encoding ATP-binding protein, with protein sequence MKIFPGNQDVEAFQNGRITHAHLVTAREKLFFEVNNAVEGTLIFLFGPTGVGKTTLIESFREKFTDEMFSSGISSKGDLPVLVVEARAPDSPKFSWKELYRSTLNVMMEPLPIKKCPLELRTHKPPKWQKTVGYELLFSLQEAIIRRNVKVLIIDEAQHIGIGSGPGGIHAQLDHLKSIANLTETIIVLAGVYDLINFRNLSGQLSRRSIDIHFPRYMPNNLDECQEFTNVLATFQEKIPFTCAPPLVSMIEDLYAGSLGCVGILKSWLDRTVRLVAIEGGNMFTHDHLMRTVMSDEQLKTIWKELVEGEKKLTTSAQPLTKMKELLKIETSAAEKAKKQKPARNNSPGKKLKPGERKPQRLKNGRDQDVE encoded by the coding sequence ATGAAGATTTTTCCAGGCAACCAAGATGTCGAAGCTTTTCAGAACGGCCGCATTACCCATGCTCATCTCGTGACGGCTCGTGAAAAGCTGTTTTTCGAGGTGAACAATGCCGTCGAAGGCACGCTCATTTTCCTTTTCGGCCCAACTGGGGTTGGCAAAACGACCCTCATTGAAAGCTTCCGGGAAAAGTTTACCGATGAAATGTTTTCCTCCGGCATTTCTTCCAAAGGCGACCTGCCGGTTCTGGTTGTCGAAGCCCGGGCTCCGGACAGCCCAAAATTCTCCTGGAAGGAACTGTATCGCTCAACATTGAATGTAATGATGGAACCGCTACCGATCAAAAAGTGCCCGCTGGAATTGCGTACGCACAAGCCCCCGAAATGGCAGAAAACCGTCGGATATGAACTCCTCTTCTCGTTGCAGGAAGCGATAATCAGGAGGAACGTGAAGGTGCTTATAATCGATGAGGCGCAGCATATCGGTATTGGCAGCGGTCCCGGCGGCATTCATGCACAACTGGATCATTTGAAGTCCATTGCCAATCTGACCGAGACCATCATCGTGCTTGCCGGCGTCTACGACCTCATCAACTTCCGGAACCTGAGTGGACAGTTGAGCCGTCGGAGTATTGATATCCACTTCCCACGCTACATGCCCAACAACCTGGATGAGTGCCAGGAATTCACCAACGTGCTCGCAACGTTCCAGGAGAAGATCCCCTTCACCTGCGCCCCCCCACTGGTCAGCATGATCGAAGATCTGTACGCAGGTTCACTGGGCTGCGTCGGCATCCTCAAGAGCTGGCTCGACAGGACCGTCAGGCTTGTGGCGATCGAAGGGGGAAATATGTTCACGCATGACCACCTGATGAGGACAGTGATGTCCGACGAACAGCTCAAAACCATCTGGAAAGAACTGGTCGAGGGCGAGAAGAAGCTCACCACTTCGGCGCAGCCGCTTACGAAGATGAAAGAGCTGCTCAAAATTGAAACCTCAGCGGCAGAAAAGGCCAAAAAACAGAAACCTGCGCGTAATAATTCACCGGGCAAGAAGCTCAAGCCCGGTGAAAGGAAACCTCAGCGCCTCAAGAATGGGAGAGATCAGGATGTCGAATAA
- a CDS encoding TniQ family protein has product MSNKQQNTCEWLPEFHEKRLPTPLVNLNVQGLNTPLVESLSSYLSRCADHIDLTVKDVLCHVISPLLSHQYLTPARVTESSFSAIAAMNGRCGTSAEWVRVLGMLSHCQDLIHTNFLMFRNIIPDKKLLNRDRSWCPVCLNELREQNRVYEPLLFNVAEVKACPRHGCWLVDRCPCCQSKSPVLAPRIVPGYCTSCGEWLGAGNAPQVSPSEESYLRVANLVGDLLAVGPTLREQPKRERIADFIAFLIRTRMKDKSARALARLLKINHSYVLDWLNGAYVPMLGNLLWICQVFNVTLVEIANGDFFEESTAYEPACETSTGLNVTSQSPIDWPMIHQTMQRIASGEEPPRKVIDIARSCNCHVSALYQFDSRLCKAVTRRYKDQEHQRQAQEEEIFVAQIRQYLRECQSLEMLPIKNEIYKRFGGRSKKRQEIVERVFEEEGL; this is encoded by the coding sequence ATGTCGAATAAACAGCAAAATACTTGTGAATGGCTGCCGGAATTCCATGAAAAGCGGTTGCCGACTCCTCTTGTCAACCTGAACGTCCAAGGTCTTAACACTCCCTTAGTCGAAAGCTTAAGCAGTTATCTTTCAAGGTGTGCAGACCACATCGATCTGACAGTGAAGGATGTTCTCTGTCACGTGATCTCACCGTTGCTCAGCCACCAGTACCTGACACCTGCCAGGGTAACGGAGAGTTCATTTAGTGCAATTGCTGCAATGAACGGCCGCTGTGGAACAAGTGCTGAGTGGGTGAGAGTCCTGGGGATGCTTTCGCATTGCCAGGATCTCATCCACACAAATTTCCTGATGTTCAGAAATATTATTCCTGACAAGAAGTTGCTAAATAGGGACCGGTCATGGTGCCCAGTATGCCTCAACGAGTTGCGTGAGCAGAATCGTGTTTACGAACCCCTGCTTTTCAATGTCGCAGAGGTGAAGGCCTGCCCGCGGCATGGATGTTGGCTCGTCGACCGTTGCCCTTGCTGCCAGTCAAAATCTCCTGTGTTGGCGCCTCGAATCGTCCCAGGGTATTGCACATCCTGCGGAGAATGGCTTGGCGCCGGCAATGCTCCGCAGGTATCACCATCAGAAGAGTCATATTTACGAGTAGCCAATTTAGTGGGAGATCTTCTTGCTGTTGGCCCTACTCTGCGGGAGCAACCCAAGCGTGAGCGGATAGCGGATTTCATCGCTTTCCTTATCAGGACGCGCATGAAGGACAAAAGTGCCCGGGCGCTTGCCCGCCTGCTGAAAATCAATCACTCGTATGTTCTTGACTGGCTGAACGGTGCCTACGTCCCCATGCTCGGCAACCTGCTGTGGATATGCCAGGTATTTAACGTAACCTTGGTGGAAATCGCTAATGGGGATTTTTTTGAAGAGAGTACTGCATATGAACCTGCCTGCGAGACATCCACAGGTCTTAACGTGACCTCGCAAAGCCCCATCGACTGGCCCATGATTCATCAGACAATGCAGCGAATAGCCTCTGGAGAAGAACCTCCCAGGAAAGTTATCGATATTGCCAGGAGCTGTAACTGCCATGTATCGGCTCTTTACCAGTTCGACTCTCGCCTCTGCAAGGCGGTTACACGCCGCTACAAGGATCAGGAGCACCAGCGGCAGGCACAGGAGGAGGAAATATTTGTAGCTCAAATCCGACAGTACCTACGAGAATGCCAATCCCTCGAAATGCTGCCTATTAAGAACGAAATATACAAAAGATTTGGCGGTAGGAGTAAAAAGCGTCAGGAAATAGTGGAAAGGGTATTTGAAGAGGAAGGCTTGTAG